Proteins encoded together in one Paracoccus sp. SMMA_5_TC window:
- the lptA gene encoding lipopolysaccharide transport periplasmic protein LptA has translation MTRSGLFAPALLTLMLLAGAAAGQTSGFGSAQDTRQPVEVTADNLSVDQRTGKAVFSGNVLIGQGQMRLAADRVTVTYAQGSQQRISALRAEGNVTLSSGQDAAEARTADYDVESGNVVLTGDVLLTQGGNVLAGDKVTVNLATGTATAAGRVRSVLQPGN, from the coding sequence ATGACCCGGTCCGGCCTGTTTGCGCCCGCATTGCTGACGCTGATGCTGCTGGCGGGTGCCGCAGCCGGCCAGACGAGCGGCTTCGGCTCGGCCCAGGATACCCGCCAGCCCGTCGAGGTCACGGCCGACAATCTCAGCGTCGATCAACGCACCGGCAAGGCGGTGTTCAGCGGCAATGTGCTGATCGGGCAGGGCCAGATGCGTCTGGCCGCCGATCGCGTGACCGTGACCTATGCCCAGGGCAGCCAGCAACGCATCAGTGCCCTGCGCGCCGAAGGTAACGTCACCCTGTCCAGCGGTCAGGACGCGGCCGAGGCCAGGACTGCCGACTACGATGTCGAATCAGGGAATGTGGTGCTGACCGGCGACGTGCTGCTGACCCAGGGCGGCAATGTCCTGGCCGGCGACAAGGTCACCGTGAACCTTGCCACAGGCACCGCGACCGCCGCCGGTCGCGTGCGCAGCGTGCTGCAACCGGGGAACTGA
- the lptB gene encoding LPS export ABC transporter ATP-binding protein: protein MSQELGLRVSGLRKSYRNRPVIRDVAMRLDRGEVVALLGPNGSGKTTCFYCVAGLVVPDSGQVSIDGQDATALPMYRRAQMGIGYLPQEMSIFRGLTVEQNIMAVLELACPQPHHRRERLEELLGDFSIGHLRKASAMALSGGERRRVEIARCLAADPAYLLLDEPFAGVDPIAVGEIRTLVHDLKSRGIGVLITDHNVRETLEIVDRAYILHDGHVLKSGTTAEIVADPQVRRVYLGEGFRMD from the coding sequence ATGAGCCAGGAACTCGGGCTGCGGGTCAGCGGCCTGCGCAAATCCTATCGCAACCGCCCGGTGATCCGCGATGTCGCCATGCGGCTGGACCGGGGCGAGGTGGTGGCGCTGCTGGGGCCCAATGGCTCGGGCAAGACCACCTGCTTTTACTGCGTCGCCGGTCTGGTCGTGCCCGATTCGGGCCAGGTCAGCATCGACGGACAGGATGCGACCGCGCTGCCGATGTATCGCCGCGCACAGATGGGCATCGGCTATCTGCCGCAGGAGATGTCGATCTTTCGCGGGTTGACGGTCGAGCAGAACATCATGGCGGTGCTGGAACTGGCCTGCCCGCAGCCGCATCACCGCCGCGAGCGGCTCGAGGAGCTGCTGGGCGATTTTTCCATCGGCCATCTGCGCAAGGCCTCGGCCATGGCGCTGTCGGGGGGCGAAAGGCGCCGGGTCGAGATCGCGCGCTGTCTGGCCGCCGATCCCGCCTATCTGCTTCTGGACGAACCCTTTGCCGGGGTAGATCCCATCGCCGTGGGCGAGATTCGCACCCTGGTTCACGACCTGAAAAGCCGCGGCATCGGCGTGCTGATCACCGACCACAACGTGCGCGAAACGCTCGAGATCGTGGACCGCGCCTATATCCTGCACGACGGCCATGTGCTGAAATCCGGTACCACCGCCGAAATCGTCGCCGACCCGCAGGTGCGGCGCGTCTATCTGGGCGAAGGTTTCCGGATGGACTAG
- the hpf gene encoding ribosome hibernation-promoting factor, HPF/YfiA family, with amino-acid sequence MRYQISGKQIDVGEALSTHVKTELGETIGKYSQRPTDATVIFSRNAHEFICDAVVHLSTGLNVQAKGASTEIYAAFEQCRERMDKQLRRYKRRLKDHHKDRVEPVAFEQAGMYVLAADEDEWETQDDGLQPMIIAEMETRVPTLSVGEAVMQMELAGSPLLVFRNEKHGGVNVVHRREDGNVGWIDPRNLA; translated from the coding sequence ATGCGCTACCAGATCAGCGGAAAACAGATCGACGTCGGCGAGGCTCTTTCCACACATGTCAAGACGGAACTGGGTGAAACCATCGGCAAGTATTCCCAGCGACCCACCGATGCCACGGTGATTTTTTCCCGCAATGCGCATGAATTCATCTGCGATGCCGTGGTGCATCTTTCCACTGGTCTCAATGTGCAGGCCAAGGGCGCCTCGACCGAAATCTACGCCGCATTCGAGCAGTGCCGCGAGCGCATGGACAAGCAGTTGCGCCGCTACAAGCGCCGGCTGAAGGACCATCACAAGGACCGGGTCGAGCCGGTTGCCTTTGAACAGGCCGGCATGTATGTCCTGGCGGCCGACGAGGATGAATGGGAAACGCAGGACGACGGCCTGCAACCCATGATCATCGCCGAGATGGAAACCCGCGTGCCGACCCTTTCCGTAGGCGAGGCCGTGATGCAGATGGAATTGGCCGGCAGCCCGCTGCTGGTGTTCCGCAACGAGAAACACGGGGGTGTGAATGTCGTTCACCGCCGCGAGGACGGCAACGTCGGCTGGATCGACCCCCGCAATCTGGCCTAG
- a CDS encoding PTS sugar transporter subunit IIA: MQISDILSPAAVRTMSQTTSKKRLFQEIAEQARAVYGVDAVQTLDALQERETLGPTGVGHGVALPHARLHGLDRVVGLFLRLEKPLDFDAVDRQPVDLIFALLAPKNSGVDHLKALALVSRTLRDPDLRSKLRANDDPVALHAMLAAAPGIKAA; encoded by the coding sequence ATGCAAATCAGCGATATTCTTTCCCCCGCCGCAGTCCGGACGATGAGCCAGACCACCAGCAAGAAACGTCTGTTTCAGGAAATCGCGGAACAGGCGCGGGCGGTTTACGGTGTGGATGCCGTGCAGACCCTGGATGCCCTGCAGGAGCGCGAGACGCTGGGTCCGACCGGAGTCGGCCATGGCGTGGCGTTGCCCCACGCGCGGCTGCACGGCCTGGATCGGGTGGTCGGTCTGTTCCTGCGGCTTGAGAAACCGCTGGATTTCGATGCGGTGGACCGTCAGCCGGTCGATCTGATATTTGCGCTGCTGGCGCCCAAGAATTCCGGTGTCGATCATCTGAAGGCGCTGGCGCTGGTGTCACGCACGTTGCGCGACCCGGATCTGCGCAGCAAGCTGCGGGCCAATGACGATCCGGTGGCGCTGCACGCGATGCTGGCCGCTGCCCCCGGTATCAAGGCGGCCTGA
- a CDS encoding branched-chain amino acid aminotransferase, whose product MAGAYDDRDGKIWMDGKLVDWRQANVHILTHALHYASSVFEGERCYSGKIFKGHEHSLRLIESARLLDMASPYTAEEIDAAKQQVLDANGFKDAYLRAVMWRGSGEDMGVSARRNPVRMAIAAWEWGSYYGDAKWQGAKLDIAKWKRPSPETIPTAAKAAGLYMICTMSKHAAEAKGCSDALFMDYRGYVAEATGANVFFIKDGEVHTPLADAFLNGITRQTIIAMLKQQGVPVHERHILPEEVADFQECFLTGTAAEVTPVAQIGEDWHFQVGPMTRKIAEDYEKLVHA is encoded by the coding sequence ATGGCAGGCGCATATGACGATCGTGACGGCAAAATCTGGATGGATGGCAAGCTGGTGGACTGGCGCCAGGCCAATGTGCACATCCTGACCCATGCGCTGCATTATGCCAGTTCGGTGTTCGAGGGCGAGCGCTGCTATAGCGGCAAGATCTTCAAGGGGCACGAACATTCGCTGCGGCTGATCGAATCGGCGCGGCTGCTGGACATGGCATCCCCCTATACGGCCGAGGAAATCGACGCCGCCAAGCAGCAGGTTCTGGATGCCAACGGCTTCAAGGATGCCTATCTGCGCGCTGTCATGTGGCGCGGCTCGGGCGAGGACATGGGCGTTTCGGCACGGCGCAACCCGGTGCGCATGGCCATCGCCGCCTGGGAATGGGGCAGCTATTATGGCGATGCGAAATGGCAGGGGGCCAAGCTGGACATCGCCAAGTGGAAGCGTCCCAGCCCCGAAACCATCCCCACTGCCGCCAAGGCCGCCGGGCTTTACATGATCTGCACCATGTCCAAACATGCGGCCGAGGCCAAGGGCTGTTCGGATGCTCTGTTCATGGACTATCGCGGCTATGTCGCCGAGGCGACCGGCGCCAATGTGTTCTTCATCAAGGATGGCGAAGTTCACACACCCCTGGCCGATGCCTTCCTGAACGGCATCACCCGGCAGACGATCATCGCGATGCTGAAGCAACAGGGCGTGCCCGTGCATGAACGCCACATCCTGCCCGAAGAGGTCGCGGATTTCCAGGAATGCTTCCTGACCGGCACGGCGGCCGAGGTCACGCCCGTGGCCCAGATCGGCGAGGATTGGCATTTCCAGGTGGGCCCGATGACCCGCAAGATCGCCGAGGATTACGAAAAGCTGGTGCACGCCTGA
- a CDS encoding MarR family winged helix-turn-helix transcriptional regulator — MQNKVNVATAGGENLLFLTDDQLRRGIEAMFFAYRAFTSDPDMILAELDYGRAHHRAMHFINREPGLTVTALLDVLGVTKQSLNRVLRTLIDDGLVESRIGRRDRRERQLYLTEKGAALERQLSEAQRARMRAAYRAAGPQAVAGFRQVLEAMMDRDTLRQYRALRDVQDSP; from the coding sequence ATGCAGAACAAGGTGAACGTTGCCACGGCAGGTGGCGAAAACCTGCTGTTCCTGACCGACGACCAGCTGCGCCGGGGGATAGAGGCGATGTTCTTTGCCTATCGCGCCTTTACCTCGGATCCCGACATGATCCTGGCGGAACTGGACTATGGGCGTGCCCATCATCGCGCGATGCATTTCATCAATCGCGAACCGGGGCTGACTGTGACCGCCTTGCTGGATGTGCTTGGTGTGACCAAGCAGTCGCTGAACCGGGTGCTGCGCACCCTGATCGACGACGGGCTGGTCGAAAGCCGCATCGGCCGCCGCGACCGCCGCGAACGCCAGCTGTATCTGACCGAAAAGGGCGCGGCGCTGGAACGTCAGCTGTCCGAGGCGCAGCGGGCGCGCATGCGTGCGGCCTATCGCGCCGCCGGGCCGCAGGCGGTCGCCGGTTTTCGGCAAGTGCTCGAGGCGATGATGGACCGCGACACCCTGCGGCAGTATCGTGCGCTGAGAGATGTGCAAGACAGCCCGTGA
- a CDS encoding response regulator, with protein sequence MTFLDPQPAAHILVVDDDERIRSLLRRFLLKNGFLVTTARDAAQARRLLGGLDFDMIVLDVMMPGEDGIALTRDLRRSLTTPILLLTAKGETQDRIAGLESGADDYLPKPFEPRELLLRIAAILRRVPVTEPKGPKFLSLGFLRYDADKGELWQGDTPLRLTGTEQALLRRLADTPRQPVSRAELIEDLGRNPGDEAGDNSERAIDVQMTRLRRKIEPDPKEPRYLQTVRGTGYMLVPD encoded by the coding sequence ATGACCTTCCTGGACCCGCAACCCGCCGCCCATATCCTGGTTGTCGATGACGATGAGCGCATTCGCAGCCTGCTGCGGCGCTTTCTGCTGAAGAACGGCTTTCTGGTCACCACCGCCCGCGACGCCGCCCAGGCGCGCCGCCTGCTGGGGGGGCTGGATTTCGACATGATCGTTCTGGACGTGATGATGCCGGGCGAGGATGGCATTGCCCTGACCCGCGACCTGCGCCGCAGCCTGACCACGCCCATCCTGCTTCTGACCGCCAAGGGGGAAACCCAGGACCGGATCGCCGGGCTGGAAAGCGGCGCCGACGATTATCTGCCGAAACCTTTCGAGCCGCGCGAACTGCTGCTGCGCATCGCCGCCATCCTGCGTCGCGTGCCGGTGACCGAACCCAAGGGGCCCAAGTTCCTGTCGCTGGGCTTTCTGCGCTATGACGCGGACAAGGGTGAATTATGGCAGGGCGATACCCCGCTGCGTCTCACCGGGACCGAACAGGCGCTGCTACGGCGACTGGCCGATACGCCGCGACAGCCGGTCAGCCGCGCCGAACTGATCGAGGATCTGGGCCGCAATCCGGGCGACGAGGCCGGCGACAACTCCGAACGCGCCATCGACGTGCAGATGACACGCCTGCGTCGCAAGATCGAACCCGATCCGAAAGAGCCGCGCTATCTGCAGACCGTGCGCGGCACCGGCTACATGCTGGTGCCGGACTAG
- the secA gene encoding preprotein translocase subunit SecA: MLGIGNLAKLVFGTPNDRKVKSVRPLVAQINAQEETFRALSDAELIGKTRELQGRAQSGEDLDRLLVEAFANCREAARRALGLRAFDTQLMGGIFLHQGNIAEMKTGEGKTLVATFPAYLNALAGKGVHVVTVNDYLAKRDAHWMGKVFAQLGMTTGVVYPFQPDEEKRQAYRADVTYATNNELGFDYLRDNMKGSIEQMVQRGHFFAIVDEVDSILIDEARTPLIISGPSQDRSELYRTLDAFMPELTPEHYKLDEKSRNATFTEEGNEFLEKRLQAAGILPADQTLYDPESTTLVHHANQAMRAHKLFHRDQHYIVRDGEVVLIDEFTGRMMKGRRLSDGLHQAIEAKEGVTIQPENVTLASVTFQNYFRLYEKLSGMTGTAATEAEEFAEIYKLGVVEVPTNRPVQRIDEHDRVYRTAAEKYAAVLEAIQQAHAKGQPILVGTTSIEKSEMLSQMLTRAGIPHNVLNARQHEQEAQIVAEAGKLGAVTIATNMAGRGTDIQLGGNVEMKVLEALAADPSAHPDEVRARIEAEHAAEKQAVLDAGGLFVLATERHESRRIDNQLRGRSGRQGDPGRSLFFLSLEDDLMRIFGSERLDKVLSTLGMKEGEAIVHPWVNKSLERAQAKVEGRNFDIRKQLLKFDDVMNDQRKAIFGQRLEIMQTDEVEEVAADMRSQVIDDLVNQYLPPRAYAEQWDVEGLHRAVIEQLNMDLPLAEWAAEDGVDQEQIRERLQQATDAYMAQKTEQFGAENMRQIEKQVLLQQIDSKWRDHLVTLEHLRSVVGFRGYAQRDPLSEYKTEAFQLFQNMLDGLRFDVTQQLARIRPLTDAEREQMLREYQQQQAETQARLQPHHEEAEGGQVATRAAGFDENDPTTWGEPSRNDPCPCGSGKKFKHCHGAFV, encoded by the coding sequence ATGCTCGGCATCGGAAACTTGGCGAAACTGGTCTTTGGCACGCCCAACGACCGCAAGGTGAAATCGGTCCGCCCCCTGGTGGCGCAGATCAATGCGCAAGAGGAGACCTTTCGCGCCCTGTCCGATGCCGAACTGATCGGCAAGACCCGCGAATTGCAGGGTCGCGCCCAGTCGGGCGAGGATCTGGACCGGCTTCTGGTCGAGGCCTTCGCCAATTGCCGCGAGGCCGCCCGCCGCGCCCTGGGGCTGCGGGCCTTCGATACCCAGCTGATGGGCGGCATCTTCCTGCATCAGGGCAATATCGCCGAGATGAAGACCGGCGAAGGCAAGACCCTGGTCGCCACCTTCCCGGCCTATCTGAACGCGCTGGCCGGCAAGGGCGTGCATGTCGTCACGGTCAACGACTATCTGGCCAAGCGCGACGCGCATTGGATGGGCAAGGTCTTTGCCCAGCTGGGCATGACCACCGGCGTGGTCTATCCCTTCCAGCCCGACGAGGAAAAGCGCCAGGCCTATCGCGCCGATGTCACCTATGCGACCAACAACGAACTGGGCTTCGACTATCTGCGCGACAACATGAAGGGCTCGATCGAGCAGATGGTCCAGCGCGGCCATTTCTTCGCCATCGTGGACGAGGTCGACAGCATCCTGATCGACGAGGCGCGGACGCCGCTGATCATCTCGGGGCCCAGCCAGGACCGCAGCGAGCTTTACCGCACGCTGGACGCCTTCATGCCCGAATTGACGCCCGAACATTACAAGCTGGACGAGAAATCGCGCAACGCCACCTTTACCGAGGAAGGCAACGAGTTTCTGGAAAAGCGCCTTCAGGCTGCCGGCATCCTGCCGGCCGACCAGACGCTTTACGACCCGGAATCGACCACATTGGTGCATCACGCCAACCAGGCGATGCGCGCCCACAAGCTGTTCCATCGCGATCAGCACTACATCGTCCGCGACGGCGAAGTGGTGCTGATCGATGAATTCACCGGCCGGATGATGAAGGGCCGGCGGCTGTCGGACGGGCTGCACCAGGCCATCGAGGCCAAGGAAGGCGTCACCATCCAGCCCGAAAACGTCACCCTGGCCAGCGTCACCTTCCAGAACTATTTCCGGCTTTACGAAAAGCTGTCGGGCATGACCGGCACCGCCGCCACCGAGGCCGAAGAATTCGCCGAAATCTACAAGCTGGGCGTGGTCGAGGTGCCGACCAACCGCCCCGTGCAGCGCATCGACGAACATGACCGCGTCTATCGCACCGCGGCCGAAAAATACGCCGCCGTGCTGGAGGCGATCCAGCAAGCCCATGCCAAGGGCCAGCCGATCCTGGTGGGCACCACCTCGATCGAGAAGTCCGAGATGCTGTCGCAGATGCTGACCCGGGCCGGCATCCCGCACAATGTGCTGAATGCGCGCCAGCACGAGCAAGAGGCCCAGATCGTGGCCGAGGCGGGCAAGCTGGGCGCGGTGACTATCGCCACCAACATGGCCGGGCGCGGCACCGACATCCAGCTGGGCGGCAACGTGGAAATGAAGGTGCTCGAGGCACTGGCCGCCGATCCGTCGGCACATCCCGACGAAGTGCGCGCCCGCATCGAGGCCGAACACGCCGCCGAAAAGCAGGCGGTTCTGGATGCCGGCGGGCTGTTCGTACTGGCGACCGAGCGTCATGAAAGCCGCCGCATCGACAACCAGCTGCGCGGCCGTTCGGGCCGGCAGGGCGACCCGGGCCGCTCGCTGTTCTTCCTGTCTCTGGAAGACGACCTGATGCGGATCTTCGGTTCGGAACGGCTGGACAAGGTTCTGTCCACCCTGGGCATGAAGGAAGGCGAGGCCATCGTTCACCCCTGGGTCAACAAGTCGCTGGAACGCGCCCAGGCCAAGGTCGAGGGTCGCAACTTCGACATCCGCAAGCAGCTGCTGAAGTTCGACGACGTGATGAACGATCAGCGCAAGGCGATCTTCGGCCAGCGGCTCGAGATCATGCAGACCGACGAGGTCGAGGAAGTGGCCGCAGACATGCGCAGCCAGGTCATCGACGATCTGGTCAACCAGTATCTGCCACCGCGCGCCTATGCCGAGCAATGGGATGTCGAGGGCCTGCATCGCGCGGTGATCGAGCAGTTGAACATGGACCTGCCGCTGGCGGAATGGGCGGCCGAGGATGGCGTGGACCAGGAACAGATCCGCGAAAGGCTGCAACAGGCCACCGATGCCTACATGGCGCAAAAGACCGAACAGTTCGGCGCCGAGAACATGCGCCAGATCGAAAAGCAGGTGCTGCTGCAACAGATCGACAGCAAGTGGCGCGACCATCTGGTGACGCTGGAACATCTGCGCTCGGTCGTGGGCTTCCGCGGTTATGCCCAGCGCGACCCGCTGTCGGAATACAAGACCGAGGCATTCCAGCTGTTCCAGAACATGCTGGATGGGCTGCGCTTCGACGTTACCCAGCAGCTGGCGCGCATCCGGCCGCTGACCGATGCCGAACGCGAACAGATGCTGCGCGAATACCAGCAGCAGCAGGCCGAAACCCAGGCGCGGCTGCAACCCCATCACGAAGAGGCCGAAGGCGGCCAGGTCGCGACCCGCGCCGCCGGCTTCGATGAAAACGACCCCACCACCTGGGGCGAGCCGTCGCGCAACGACCCCTGCCCCTGCGGCTCGGGCAAGAAGTTCAAGCACTGCCACGGCGCCTTCGTCTGA
- a CDS encoding peptidylprolyl isomerase — protein MLKPLLAATTLIAAWGLALPASAQDAQTVVATVNGEAITLGQMIAMRQSLSPEMTQNLPDSALWDLMLDQMIRQTAVAQQAGDPLSKRDAAALEIERRAYLAGSVLEKVAAPDPSEAELKAAYDAAFGASAPATEYHAAHILVKTRDEAEAIAAQIKDGADFGKLAAEKSTDNSGPNQGDLGWFQPEQMVEPFAEAVKALKKGEVSAPVETQFGWHIIRLIDSREVTPPAFDEVKEELAVQVRRDRVQAEIDKRLAEAKVEKTPDLAPELLNKTDILGE, from the coding sequence ATGCTGAAACCGCTTCTTGCCGCCACGACGCTGATCGCGGCCTGGGGGCTGGCGCTGCCGGCGTCGGCGCAGGATGCCCAGACCGTTGTCGCCACCGTGAACGGCGAGGCGATCACCCTGGGCCAGATGATCGCCATGCGGCAAAGCCTGTCGCCCGAGATGACGCAGAACCTGCCGGATTCGGCGCTATGGGATCTGATGCTGGACCAGATGATCCGCCAGACCGCGGTGGCCCAGCAGGCCGGCGACCCGCTGAGCAAGCGCGACGCGGCGGCGCTGGAAATCGAACGGCGCGCCTATCTGGCTGGCTCGGTCCTGGAAAAGGTCGCGGCCCCCGATCCCAGCGAGGCCGAGCTGAAGGCTGCCTATGACGCCGCCTTTGGCGCCAGCGCCCCAGCCACCGAATACCATGCCGCGCATATCCTGGTGAAAACCCGCGACGAGGCCGAGGCGATCGCCGCCCAGATCAAGGATGGCGCCGATTTCGGCAAGCTGGCGGCCGAGAAATCGACCGACAATTCCGGCCCGAACCAGGGCGATCTGGGCTGGTTCCAGCCCGAACAGATGGTCGAACCCTTTGCCGAGGCGGTAAAGGCGCTGAAAAAGGGCGAGGTCTCGGCCCCGGTCGAAACCCAGTTCGGCTGGCATATCATCCGCCTGATCGACAGCCGCGAGGTGACGCCGCCCGCCTTCGACGAGGTCAAGGAGGAGCTGGCCGTGCAAGTGCGCCGCGACCGCGTGCAGGCCGAAATCGACAAGCGTCTGGCCGAGGCCAAGGTCGAAAAGACCCCCGATCTGGCGCCCGAACTGCTGAACAAGACCGATATCCTGGGGGAGTGA